From Topomyia yanbarensis strain Yona2022 chromosome 1, ASM3024719v1, whole genome shotgun sequence, one genomic window encodes:
- the LOC131677631 gene encoding mucin-2: protein MGKRNRLLPIGITICMVLYAGVGVMAEFNFDDDLEDLMAVESNVDEEVFGESVLPSDVFNGGKPFYVERDPSTGAIDFNHKKTVNQIDLDEKGFYDNKDSHMSDTKDVVLSQSAPNFHDFLNLPVKYTSSKFVYPLISSSYSNLKYQGSNKVSNHKNFTSPASTTTAAPKFQFTRPQYTTTAKLNVTHPQTSSTTSNMTQMSTRYTYPTTSGRPITTTTTTTTTTTTPSPTTTSTTRQLITRYPYKSTIKNKYLETTENRKKFFLPSTLSLPTTTTTQKPQSTVAQTTPIRSSTYYSPSVRPWTTPSTAKPPTTPASTTESRPANPIRFVDDQHPTSEEDTTPKIKFTIPALKYEGNRPAPFRPLPPSHVQQLNRQNDSTNKIDLPMNPAVMSLSDIFNSLGLDDKQAAAEEQENVIVFETTLAQTTERTTPPAIVLIPDNQRQPNLAQQGAAIEQPVDLSNQYVKYEVQQSNEIRPKQPMDEQYVHYEVHQPNGHRPQGPSQDADLGNQYVKYEVQQPQMNVVKFGTVPSMNSVVISPNQHSATFVLGSQQSVGGSSEGHFIGSVSQEPSSAALSGHPAGYQMGQVLDEPNESSNVQVGASVNVQVKPQDIIKTTSVRFPSESDDKYDNAPIISGTHKSEVLPPNGHSAPVAMGSNQVVVFPKNEKIDSTLHEVSNRIVFDTPNSDALNKNELPSYPSPLPEQLTPPSSGESGQHLKRPRPPMPAQGPPFIYKEIQRRPYPGDRARPPLKLPNILPQFRPNAKISHGHPHFHKESGTYRVPPAQPGKAIPPNGPSMRKPYPEHPSSQASTLPIRRAPVPTRFMTRINTARPQNMPMAPHMEGSNENRRYYRLPPPLLKDRIFHLTPPNMKPPPPPPQPTSAASRLADSYAPPTPEKPTPSLKLEDTENNEFQRDPPASLKNTIKEDKPQRPKLEPVVTLQMLQSKKQAVESQKHNLPTGQKVDLSIEGHPPVNPTQVISSDGKQPVYVVYPVKSTPMKMDSTQAGSSVESVVVGQRGEQLPLSTSKISPGTEYQNTPFSIASHFEQEPILMAKDKKHHQKLHFPYSLETPDPVALAEIENESKHRQPEPPVEKKLDSIYNIGEEPISKEQSEDALISSKLQRATESTPIAIAYTPTEPSLKYNYKLKNSPYYSPYGETQTEVSYLKMDEFDEFGNPAHRYEQNFQAPFQASISLDPVKVTNPYEGWAVVTSSPQALVQEQNKIDRSDDHRYDENESTNKKPFDNGGGFQPEFQGGFRPIYAEDVKLSDVANPDPQSRNAFVVSEVEEAKPVSENQKSPAMGERPSKEHEEKPVFDSLEALFDDLTKDYDDNTETTGMGDEEDEVEESTAKDANELEGRSNNNNNVVPGKSDVQAEHEEVSVKSDQKEEATNE from the coding sequence ATGGGGAAAAGAAATCGGCTTCTGCCGATAGGAATTACCATTTGTATGGTGCTGTACGCTGGTGTTGGAGTGATGGCGGAATTCAATTTCGATGACGACCTGGAGGATTTGATGGCCGTAGAATCCAACGTGGACGAAGAGGTTTTCGGAGAATCGGTGCTACCATCGGATGTATTCAACGGTGGCAAACCATTCTACGTCGAGCGAGATCCATCAACCGGTGCAATCGACTTTAATCACAAGAAAACCGTAAATCAAATTGATCTAGATGAGAAGGGGTTCTACGACAATAAGGATAGCCATATGAGCGACACAAAAGACGTGGTGCTCAGTCAGTCTGCCCCGAACTTTCACGATTTCCTTAATCTACCCGTGAAATACACGTCGTCAAAATTTGTTTACCCATTGATTTCCAGCTCCTACTCAAATCTCAAGTATCAGGGTAGCAACAAAGTATCCAACCATAAGAACTTCACATCTCCTGCGTCAACCACGACTGCAGCCCCAAAGTTCCAATTTACTCGACCACAGTATACGACTACAGCAAAACTGAACGTTACCCATCCGCAAACAAGTTCGACTACTAGTAATATGACACAAATGTCTACACGATACACCTACCCAACCACATCAGGACGACCCATAACCACAACAACCACAACTACTACCACGACGACTACACCAAGCCCAACAACTACTAGCACAACTAGGCAACTAATCACCCGTTACCCCTACAAGAGCACAATCAAGAACAAATATCTCGAAACAACAGAAAATCGCAAGAAGTTCTTCCTCCCATCTACCCTATCGTTACCAACAACCACGACCACTCAGAAGCCCCAATCAACCGTAGCACAAACGACTCCGATACGATCCTCGACATACTATTCACCATCCGTACGTCCCTGGACGACTCCGTCAACAGCCAAACCGCCAACAACGCCCGCTTCCACCACCGAATCCCGTCCCGCCAATCCCATCCGTTTCGTCGATGACCAGCACCCGACATCTGAAGAGGACACCACTCCCAAGATCAAATTTACCATTCCAGCGTTGAAGTACGAAGGTAACCGTCCTGCACCATTCCGGCCACTTCCTCCGAGCCACGTTCAGCAGTTGAATAGACAAAACGATTCCACCAACAAAATAGACCTCCCAATGAATCCTGCTGTGATGTCCCTGTCGGACATTTTCAACTCTCTCGGCTTGGATGATAAGCAAGCTGCCGCGGAGGAACAGGAGAACGTGATTGTTTTCGAAACGACGCTCGCTCAAACCACCGAACGGACGACTCCACCAGCCATCGTACTAATCCCGGACAACCAACGACAGCCGAACCTGGCTCAGCAGGGAGCAGCCATCGAGCAACCGGTTGATCTATCTAACCAATACGTTAAGTACGAAGTTCAACAATCGAACGAGATACGACCAAAGCAACCGATGGACGAACAGTACGTACATTACGAAGTGCATCAACCGAATGGACACCGACCGCAAGGACCATCGCAGGATGCTGACCTCGGCAATCAGTATGTTAAGTATGAAGTGCAGCAACCTCAAATGAATGTCGTTAAGTTTGGAACAGTTCCAAGTATGAACAGTGTGGTTATCAGTCCCAACCAACATTCGGCAACATTTGTTTTGGGCTCACAGCAATCCGTCGGAGGTTCGAGCGAAGGACACTTTATTGGATCGGTTTCGCAAGAACCCTCCTCAGCAGCTTTAAGCGGACATCCCGCAGGCTACCAAATGGGTCAAGTACTAGACGAACCCAATGAATCATCCAATGTTCAAGTTGGAGCTTCGGTAAATGTGCAAGTTAAACCCCAGGATATCATAAAAACTACAAGCGTAAGATTCCCCAGCGAAAGCGACGACAAGTACGACAATGCTCCTATCATAAGTGGAACTCATAAAAGCGAAGTACTGCCTCCTAACGGACACTCTGCTCCGGTCGCAATGGGCTCGAACCAAGTGGTTGTATTtcccaagaatgaaaaaatcgaTAGCACGCTGCACGAGGTATCTAATAGAATTGtattcgatacaccgaacagCGATGCACTGAACAAAAATGAACTACCTTCCTATCCATCTCCGCTTCCCGAACAGTTAACTCCACCATCGAGTGGAGAAAGTGGACAACACTTGAAACGTCCACGACCACCAATGCCAGCACAAGGACCTCCATTCATCTACAAAGAAATTCAACGTCGACCCTACCCAGGAGATCGCGCCCGCCCCCCGTTAAAGCTTCCAAACATTTTGCCTCAATTCCGTCCAAACGCCAAAATTTCGCACGGGCATCCTCATTTTCACAAAGAATCTGGCACCTACCGTGTTCCTCCTGCGCAACCAGGCAAGGCCATTCCACCCAACGGCCCCTCTATGAGGAAGCCTTATCCTGAACATCCCTCTTCTCAGGCATCAACTCTACCTATCCGACGAGCACCAGTACCCACTCGGTTCATGACTCGAATCAATACCGCACGTCCTCAGAATATGCCGATGGCACCACACATGGAAGGTTCAAATGAAAACCGCCGATACTACCGCTTACCTCCGCCACTGCTGAAGGATCGTATATTTCATCTTACACCACCAAATATGAAACCACCACCACCCCCACCACAGCCAACCTCGGCGGCATCACGTTTAGCGGATAGTTATGCTCCACCAACACCGGAAAAACCTACACCAAGCTTGAAACTGGAAGACACTgagaacaacgaattccaacGTGACCCCCCGGCTAGCCTGAAAAATACCATCAAGGAAGACAAACCTCAACGTCCCAAGCTGGAACCCGTTGTAACGCTACAGATGCTGCAATCGAAAAAACAAGCAGTCGAATCACAAAAACACAACCTGCCAACTGGTCAGAAGGTGGACCTATCAATCGAAGGTCACCCACCGGTGAACCCCACTCAAGTCATCAGTAGCGATGGTAAGCAGCCGGTCTATGTAGTGTATCCAGTTAAGAGCACCCCGATGAAAATGGACAGCACTCAGGCTGGCAGTAGCGTCGAATCAGTTGTAGTTGGACAACGAGGTGAACAACTTCCTCTTTCCACGTCCAAAATCAGCCCGGGTACAGAATACCAAAACACACCATTTTCAATCGCATCCCATTTCGAGCAAGAACCCATTTTGATGGCCAAGGACAAGAAACACCACCAAAAGCTGCACTTCCCATACAGTCTGGAAACACCGGATCCGGTCGCATTGGCTGAAATCGAAAACGAATCTAAGCACCGCCAGCCGGAACCACCGGTAGAGAAGAAACTTGACAGCATTTACAACATCGGTGAAGAACCGATTAGCAAGGAACAATCGGAGGATGCTCTAATATCAAGTAAACTGCAGCGAGCAACCGAAAGCACACCCATCGCAATCGCATACACACCGACTGAACCAAGCCTCAAGTACAAttacaaattgaaaaactcaccCTACTACTCACCGTACGGAGAAACCCAAACTGAGGTTTCCTACCTTAAGATGGACGAGTTCGACGAGTTCGGTAATCCGGCGCATCGCTACGAACAAAACTTCCAGGCTCCGTTCCAAGCAAGCATCAGTTTAGATCCAGTTAAGGTAACTAACCCATACGAAGGCTGGGCCGTGGTTACTTCCTCACCACAAGCGCTAGTCCAGGAGCAGAACAAGATCGATCGGTCAGATGATCATCGGTACGATGAGAACGAGTCGACTAATAAGAAACCTTTCGATAACGGTGGTGGCttccagccagaattccagggAGGCTTCCGTCCAATATATGCCGAAGATGTGAAACTAAGTGACGTTGCGAATCCCGATCCACAATCTAGAAACGCATTCGTAGTATCCGAAGTTGAAGAAGCAAAACCAGTTTCTGAGAATCAGAAATCACCTGCGATGGGGGAAAGACCCAGCAAGGAACACGAGGAGAAACCAGTCTTCGATAGTTTGGAAGCGCTGTTCGACGACCTAACCAAGGACTACGACGATAACACGGAAACAACGGGCATGGGTGATGAAGAGGACGAGGTAGAAGAAAGCACTGCAAAGGATGCTAACGAGCTCGAAGGGAGAAGTAACAACAATAACAATGTGGTCCCCGGAAAATCCGATGTGCAAGCAGAACATGAAGAAGTGAGTGTGAAAAGTGACCAGAAAGAAGAGGCAACGAATGAGTAA